In Allomuricauda ruestringensis DSM 13258, the following proteins share a genomic window:
- a CDS encoding SusC/RagA family TonB-linked outer membrane protein: MKKPFFKSILFLAAVLCTGFIQAQSITGTVSDETGPLPGANVLVKGTTNGTQTDFDGNFSIEAASDATLVISYIGYKTIQVPVNGQSTINVTMEEDANRLDEIVVTGYGSQAKKDLTGAVTVVDTEELKSVPATTFSQQLQGRAAGVTIINDARPGGEATVRIRGFGTLGNNDPLYIIDGVPSQRQSNLNPNDIESLQVLKDASSASIYGSRAANGVIIITTKKGKMGKPTISYNTYYGIQSPANDVEALNAEDLGTYLYLADLYAGKTPSHGQYTFGPNGEVTIPDYVFPSGAFEGDPGTDPSLYALEPGNIYAITRAADTNWWQEVSRSAPILSHNISASGATEMARYAFSLGYFSQESIVKFFSYDRISLRANTEFKALNKRLTIGENFTASFDNLKGFVSNDDEQSPVSGSYKHHPLLPIYDIAGNFAGSRGANLGNNFNPYARLYRDRDDRRYSLRLLGNVYANYEVIPNLELRTSFGLDGRIQRQRDLGRPQPEYVEGNFINSSTAREQYEYQWTWTNTLTYSKTFNENHNFKAFVGVESIQQFEERLEASRQRFAFETTNILSYLDLGDATTATNRGFVWQDYTLWSQFGQLNYDYNGKYLAQVILRNDSSSRFQQASRSAFFPAFSLGWRISDEKFMEDVTWIDNLKLRYGWGKTGNQQIGDYNAFTTYRSDILTGGYPVDGSTGTPQIGFAPRAFGNPNAKWEATTSNNIGLDLVMLNNKVSLNLDLWKRVTTDMLINVPVTYTAGQADEPAFNVGQMTNKGFDLGISYGDKKGDFSYDVSANLSAYKNNVDALEGESTRIFGQSRRIPALSITEAGLPLSSFYGFRNLGIFQSQAEADAWAPYGDYNAPGKFKVADVNNDGVINDDDRTVIGSPHPDFTYGVNINLSYKNLELNIFGNGSQGNDVFNYVRYFADFNTFQGNRSTRALYEAWQPTNPTADPSTWVAANPNATSPIMDANDQISSRPSSYLIEDGSFFRLKNIQLTYNFPDKILSTMGLDKAQVYVQAQNMATFTKYSGLNPEVQLSNADDSRRNLTLGYDGGAQPVSKTITLGLNVTLK, from the coding sequence ATGAAAAAACCTTTTTTCAAGAGTATTTTGTTTTTGGCTGCTGTACTTTGTACGGGTTTTATACAGGCCCAGAGCATTACAGGTACGGTATCTGACGAAACAGGACCCTTGCCAGGGGCAAACGTTCTGGTCAAGGGGACTACAAATGGGACACAAACCGATTTTGACGGTAATTTCAGCATTGAAGCTGCTAGTGACGCTACCTTGGTTATCAGCTATATAGGGTATAAGACCATTCAAGTTCCCGTCAATGGTCAAAGTACCATAAATGTAACCATGGAAGAGGATGCCAACCGATTGGATGAAATTGTAGTAACGGGATATGGTTCACAGGCCAAGAAAGATTTGACAGGAGCCGTGACCGTTGTGGATACGGAAGAACTTAAATCTGTACCAGCAACCACATTTTCTCAACAATTACAGGGTAGAGCGGCCGGTGTAACAATCATTAACGATGCCAGACCGGGAGGTGAGGCTACAGTTCGTATCCGTGGTTTCGGGACGTTGGGAAATAACGATCCCTTATATATTATAGATGGTGTCCCCTCTCAAAGGCAATCTAATTTAAACCCTAATGATATTGAGTCCTTGCAGGTTCTAAAAGATGCTTCGTCAGCTTCCATTTATGGATCTAGGGCTGCAAATGGAGTTATCATTATCACCACAAAAAAGGGTAAAATGGGAAAACCGACGATTAGCTACAATACGTATTATGGGATTCAATCCCCAGCCAACGATGTGGAGGCATTAAATGCCGAAGATTTGGGCACTTATTTATATTTGGCCGATTTGTACGCGGGCAAGACCCCCAGTCACGGACAGTATACGTTCGGGCCCAATGGCGAAGTGACCATACCTGATTATGTTTTTCCAAGTGGTGCTTTTGAAGGTGATCCTGGTACGGATCCGAGTCTTTATGCATTGGAACCTGGTAATATATATGCTATTACACGTGCTGCCGATACCAATTGGTGGCAGGAAGTATCAAGATCTGCTCCCATTTTAAGCCACAATATTTCGGCTTCAGGAGCTACGGAAATGGCGCGTTATGCCTTTAGCTTGGGATATTTTTCACAAGAAAGTATAGTTAAGTTCTTTAGTTATGATAGAATATCACTAAGGGCAAACACAGAGTTTAAAGCTTTGAATAAACGGCTGACCATTGGCGAAAATTTCACTGCTTCATTTGATAACCTTAAGGGGTTTGTGTCCAATGATGATGAGCAGAGTCCCGTTTCTGGGTCCTATAAGCACCACCCTTTGCTTCCAATTTATGACATTGCCGGTAATTTTGCAGGTAGTAGAGGTGCCAATTTAGGTAACAATTTCAATCCATATGCCAGACTTTACAGGGACAGAGATGATAGGAGATATAGTTTAAGACTATTGGGAAATGTCTATGCAAACTATGAGGTGATTCCAAACCTTGAATTACGGACCAGTTTTGGATTGGATGGAAGAATACAGCGGCAGAGAGATTTAGGGCGTCCACAGCCTGAGTATGTGGAGGGCAACTTTATCAACAGTTCCACAGCTAGAGAACAATATGAGTACCAGTGGACATGGACGAATACCTTGACCTATTCCAAAACCTTTAATGAAAATCATAATTTTAAGGCATTCGTTGGCGTGGAATCCATTCAGCAATTTGAAGAACGTTTAGAGGCCAGTAGGCAACGATTTGCTTTTGAAACAACAAATATTTTGAGTTATTTGGATCTGGGAGATGCCACTACGGCGACCAATAGAGGATTTGTTTGGCAAGATTATACGTTATGGTCTCAGTTTGGTCAGTTAAACTACGACTACAACGGGAAATACTTGGCCCAAGTTATTTTGAGAAATGATTCATCTTCTAGGTTTCAACAAGCTTCCAGAAGTGCATTTTTTCCTGCCTTTAGTTTGGGTTGGAGGATTTCTGATGAAAAGTTTATGGAAGATGTCACATGGATCGATAACTTAAAATTAAGGTATGGTTGGGGTAAAACAGGAAACCAGCAAATAGGTGACTATAATGCATTTACTACCTACCGTTCCGATATTTTAACAGGGGGATATCCAGTGGATGGTTCTACAGGTACCCCACAGATTGGTTTTGCACCAAGAGCTTTTGGAAACCCTAATGCCAAATGGGAGGCGACAACCTCAAATAACATTGGGCTAGATTTGGTGATGCTGAACAACAAGGTCTCACTGAACTTGGACCTTTGGAAACGGGTTACTACCGACATGTTGATCAATGTTCCTGTCACCTATACTGCAGGTCAAGCGGATGAACCTGCCTTTAATGTAGGACAGATGACCAATAAAGGTTTTGATTTGGGAATCAGTTATGGTGATAAAAAAGGAGATTTCTCCTATGATGTCAGTGCCAATCTTTCTGCGTATAAGAACAATGTTGATGCGTTGGAAGGGGAGAGCACTCGAATTTTTGGTCAAAGTAGGAGAATACCTGCACTGTCCATAACCGAGGCAGGTTTGCCCTTATCTTCTTTTTATGGGTTCAGAAACTTGGGAATTTTCCAATCCCAAGCAGAAGCTGATGCCTGGGCACCTTACGGCGATTATAATGCCCCTGGTAAATTCAAGGTGGCCGACGTCAACAACGATGGTGTCATTAATGACGATGACCGGACTGTTATTGGAAGTCCTCACCCTGATTTCACTTATGGTGTCAATATTAATTTAAGCTATAAAAACTTGGAATTGAACATCTTCGGAAATGGCTCCCAGGGGAATGATGTATTCAACTATGTGAGATATTTTGCAGATTTCAATACCTTTCAAGGTAACCGAAGCACCAGGGCATTGTACGAAGCATGGCAACCGACCAATCCAACAGCAGACCCAAGTACTTGGGTGGCGGCCAACCCCAATGCCACTTCACCGATTATGGACGCCAATGATCAGATCAGTAGTAGGCCTTCATCCTACTTGATAGAGGATGGAAGTTTCTTCAGACTAAAGAATATACAATTGACCTATAATTTCCCTGATAAAATATTATCCACTATGGGTCTAGATAAAGCTCAAGTATACGTGCAAGCTCAGAACATGGCCACTTTTACCAAATATTCAGGTCTTAATCCGGAAGTTCAATTGAGCAATGCAGATGACTCAAGAAGAAACCTTACTTTAGGTTATGATGGCGGAGCCCAACCAGTATCAAAAACGATAACGCTAGGGTTAAATGTTACACTTAAATAA
- a CDS encoding gluconate 2-dehydrogenase subunit 3 family protein, with protein MDRRKSIQTMIMGAGASALAFYGCKSDVDMNIPSKIDTAHFGRTPEELERIAKLNAQKLFADHELETIAVLSTIILPPKEPYGGPIEAKVPEFIEFIAKDIPEFELTLKGGLMWLDHESNKLFNLEFKKAALEQQKQILDTIAFHDAAIPLDVQPLEIQFFAIMRNLTVTGYYTSKEGIADLGYKGNQPNIWDGVPQDVLDQHGVAYDPEWISKCVDQSKRNEIAEWDENGNLLT; from the coding sequence ATGGACAGGAGGAAAAGTATACAAACCATGATTATGGGGGCTGGTGCCTCTGCTTTGGCCTTTTATGGCTGCAAGTCGGATGTGGATATGAATATACCAAGTAAAATAGACACTGCACATTTTGGAAGAACCCCAGAAGAGTTGGAACGAATAGCAAAATTGAATGCCCAAAAGTTATTTGCAGACCATGAATTGGAGACCATTGCCGTTTTAAGCACCATCATTTTACCGCCTAAAGAACCTTATGGAGGTCCAATTGAGGCCAAAGTTCCAGAATTCATTGAATTTATTGCCAAGGATATACCGGAATTCGAACTCACTTTAAAAGGTGGGTTGATGTGGCTTGATCATGAAAGCAACAAGCTTTTTAATCTTGAGTTCAAGAAGGCAGCGTTGGAGCAGCAAAAACAAATCTTAGACACCATAGCTTTTCATGATGCGGCAATTCCTTTGGATGTACAACCTCTCGAAATTCAATTCTTTGCGATTATGCGAAACTTGACCGTGACAGGATATTACACTTCAAAAGAAGGTATTGCAGATTTGGGCTATAAAGGAAATCAACCAAACATATGGGATGGTGTTCCTCAAGATGTACTGGATCAGCATGGAGTGGCTTACGACCCTGAATGGATTTCAAAATGCGTTGATCAAAGCAAGCGTAACGAAATAGCGGAATGGGATGAAAACGGAAATCTATTGACTTGA
- a CDS encoding VCBS repeat-containing protein yields MKKIITLIVIYVLIFSCQNPPRVLFKQLNVESTGIYFNNKIVETDSFNILTNEYIFNGGGVAVADFNNDGKSDILFTGNQVANQLYLNEGDFKFKEVGKDSGIGAENNWCTGVAVVDINLDGWLDAYVCTAMKEKGGQRRNLLFVNQGSDKNGVPKFREMAAEYGIDDSGNSMNATFFDYDKDGFLDLYVLNNQQVHTLPSNYRPKIDDGSAKSNDRLYHNNGNGIFSDVTIEAGIVHEGFGLGLAVSDLNYDGWPDIHVSNDYLTNDLLYINNGDGTFTNQIEDYIKHQSKFSMGSDIADYDNDGLLDIITLDMLGESNQRMKTTIGRTNYLEYTLNERFDYQYQYMRNMLHKGSSSGGDFSEIGLMAGVSKTDWSWAPLFVDVDNDGFRDLLITNGFPRDITDRDFGDFRLGAASFLTPAQILDSIPVVKIPNYGYRNKGDWTFEEVGNTWGLNVPSFSNGAAYADLDLDGDLDYVVNNINEEAFIFKNQSESESFGKNNFLRVLLKGNKENPLAIGAKVLIRYGKGQKQYYQHYLSRGYMSSMEPIVHFGIGSNEMISELEIHWPDGNYNKMNNIQPNQLIEIDYETSEILSNADILKINMDSLDDRELSEVSDELGINYKHVEQDFVDFNTQQRTLPHKFSQHGPCLAVGDINGDSYDDVIVGSSANHSPVVYIQNANGNFEEHMIFDNEQDMGYEEVDMELFDLENDGDLDLYMVSGSNEFEPGSEFYKDRILINDGHGNFVVDQDRMPEISTSGSVVKSVDFDKDGYLDLFVGGRTPAGKYPAAEKSYLLKNDKGILKDVTREYAPDLHKVGMVTDAIWSDYDGDNRPDLIVLGEYMPITFFKNETTSFKIIKETGIDDYIGWWECIKSSDMDGDGDIDFVAGNLGSNNFFQPSKERPVHMVGKDFDKNGSQDPICFVYIKDDKGTYKPYPFNYWGDLNLQSPLFRKKFDYFKEYAEATLNTLFSEEEIKNALILKGNFDKSAYLENLGNGKFNLHQLPAAAQLAPLNDILLCDMDGDGHKDILGIGNDFGNETFIGRYDALNGIFLKGNGQGDFISEKTSTSGFLVPGDAKSIVRVNHALGGYLFFVTQNKDKLLVFKGKTNSTNSVNTSF; encoded by the coding sequence ATGAAAAAGATTATCACCCTTATTGTTATTTATGTTTTGATATTCTCATGCCAGAACCCCCCTCGGGTATTGTTCAAGCAATTGAATGTCGAAAGTACGGGCATATATTTCAATAATAAGATTGTGGAAACCGATAGTTTCAATATTCTAACAAATGAATATATTTTTAACGGTGGCGGTGTAGCCGTAGCGGATTTTAACAATGATGGCAAAAGCGACATATTATTTACTGGCAACCAAGTGGCGAATCAGCTTTATTTAAATGAAGGCGATTTTAAATTTAAGGAAGTTGGCAAGGATTCTGGTATCGGAGCAGAGAATAATTGGTGTACGGGAGTTGCGGTGGTCGACATTAATTTGGATGGCTGGCTGGATGCATACGTCTGTACAGCCATGAAAGAAAAAGGAGGTCAAAGAAGGAACCTGCTTTTCGTCAATCAGGGATCTGATAAGAACGGTGTGCCCAAGTTCCGTGAAATGGCAGCTGAGTACGGTATCGATGATTCTGGAAATAGTATGAACGCTACTTTTTTTGACTATGATAAGGATGGGTTTTTGGATTTATATGTACTCAATAACCAACAAGTACATACATTGCCCTCCAATTATCGTCCAAAAATCGATGATGGATCTGCAAAAAGTAATGATAGGTTGTACCATAATAATGGGAATGGAATCTTTAGCGATGTAACCATTGAGGCCGGTATTGTGCATGAAGGTTTTGGTTTGGGACTGGCTGTTTCAGATTTAAACTATGATGGTTGGCCGGATATCCATGTCAGCAATGATTATTTGACCAACGACTTACTGTACATAAACAATGGAGACGGAACATTTACAAATCAAATTGAGGACTATATAAAGCATCAGAGTAAGTTTTCAATGGGATCGGACATTGCCGATTACGACAATGACGGCTTACTTGACATTATAACCTTGGATATGTTGGGAGAAAGCAACCAAAGAATGAAAACAACCATAGGCCGTACCAATTATCTAGAGTATACCTTGAACGAACGTTTTGATTATCAGTACCAATATATGCGAAATATGCTGCATAAGGGATCGAGTTCTGGGGGTGATTTTAGTGAGATTGGTCTGATGGCGGGAGTTTCCAAAACTGATTGGAGTTGGGCCCCACTTTTCGTTGATGTTGACAATGATGGATTTCGCGATTTATTGATTACAAATGGTTTTCCGAGGGATATTACGGATAGGGATTTTGGTGACTTTAGGTTGGGGGCTGCATCATTTTTGACCCCTGCTCAGATATTGGACTCCATCCCGGTGGTTAAAATACCAAATTATGGATACAGAAATAAAGGGGATTGGACTTTTGAAGAAGTAGGGAATACATGGGGATTGAATGTTCCTTCCTTTTCCAACGGAGCGGCTTACGCTGATTTGGATTTGGATGGAGATTTGGATTATGTTGTCAATAACATCAATGAAGAAGCATTCATTTTTAAAAACCAATCGGAATCTGAGTCTTTTGGGAAAAATAATTTTCTAAGGGTTCTTTTAAAAGGAAATAAAGAAAACCCATTAGCTATTGGAGCAAAGGTTTTGATTCGCTATGGTAAAGGACAAAAGCAATATTACCAACATTATCTCAGTAGGGGTTATATGTCTTCCATGGAGCCTATTGTTCATTTTGGAATAGGATCTAATGAAATGATTTCCGAGCTTGAAATACATTGGCCGGATGGAAATTATAATAAAATGAACAATATTCAACCCAATCAATTGATTGAGATTGATTATGAAACTAGTGAAATTCTGAGCAATGCGGACATATTAAAAATTAATATGGACTCGTTGGATGACCGGGAATTATCTGAAGTTTCAGATGAGTTGGGTATAAACTATAAGCATGTGGAGCAGGATTTTGTAGATTTTAACACCCAACAACGAACCCTGCCGCATAAATTTTCACAACATGGCCCCTGTTTGGCCGTGGGTGATATCAATGGCGATTCATACGATGATGTCATTGTTGGAAGTTCTGCAAATCATTCTCCCGTAGTGTATATTCAAAATGCAAATGGAAATTTTGAAGAGCACATGATATTCGACAACGAACAGGACATGGGCTACGAGGAAGTGGATATGGAGTTGTTTGACCTGGAGAATGATGGCGACCTAGACCTATATATGGTTTCTGGGAGTAACGAGTTTGAGCCTGGCAGTGAATTTTACAAAGATCGGATTCTTATTAATGATGGACATGGAAACTTTGTCGTGGATCAGGATAGGATGCCCGAGATAAGTACAAGTGGGTCGGTGGTAAAATCCGTGGATTTTGATAAAGATGGCTATTTGGACTTATTTGTTGGAGGACGTACACCAGCAGGTAAATACCCGGCAGCTGAAAAAAGCTATTTATTGAAAAACGATAAAGGTATCTTAAAGGATGTTACCCGTGAATATGCGCCAGATCTACATAAAGTTGGAATGGTAACAGATGCAATATGGTCTGACTACGATGGGGATAATAGACCAGATTTGATAGTCTTGGGTGAATATATGCCCATTACTTTTTTCAAAAATGAGACAACATCTTTTAAAATAATTAAAGAAACTGGAATTGATGATTATATCGGTTGGTGGGAATGCATAAAATCCAGCGACATGGACGGGGATGGGGATATTGACTTTGTTGCCGGAAATTTGGGCAGCAACAATTTTTTTCAACCATCTAAGGAACGGCCTGTCCATATGGTAGGCAAGGATTTTGACAAAAATGGCAGTCAAGACCCCATTTGCTTTGTTTATATTAAAGATGATAAGGGAACGTATAAACCGTATCCTTTCAATTATTGGGGTGATTTAAACTTGCAAAGCCCCTTGTTTAGAAAAAAGTTTGACTATTTTAAGGAATACGCAGAAGCTACTTTGAACACTTTATTCAGTGAGGAGGAAATCAAGAATGCCTTAATCTTAAAGGGTAATTTTGATAAAAGCGCCTATTTGGAAAACCTAGGCAACGGTAAATTTAATCTTCACCAATTACCTGCAGCGGCTCAACTAGCACCTTTAAACGATATATTGCTTTGTGATATGGATGGAGATGGCCACAAGGATATTCTTGGGATAGGAAATGATTTTGGGAATGAAACTTTTATTGGAAGATACGATGCCCTTAACGGCATATTTTTAAAAGGTAATGGACAAGGGGATTTTATAAGTGAAAAAACATCAACCAGCGGATTTTTGGTCCCGGGCGATGCCAAGTCTATTGTGAGGGTAAATCACGCATTGGGCGGCTATCTTTTTTTTGTGACACAAAATAAGGACAAGCTATTGGTTTTTAAAGGTAAAACCAATTCAACTAATAGCGTGAATACCTCATTTTAA
- a CDS encoding RagB/SusD family nutrient uptake outer membrane protein, which produces MKKIISTLLGILGVIALVLSCNNDFLDRQPQGQFSEADVATLDGVNGLLLGAYTMLPGGGLEGQTWHNDIHNWVFNLASDDALKGTDAGDQPEQSFIEAYDFQSFNVHVRDKWRGLYKGVAATNNVINTLEKVEDATEEQKQQIVAEARFLRGLFHFEARKMWRMPTYISDEDFELNDLESTKVPNDREIWPLIEADFEAAAAVLPETQSEVGRPTSWAAKAFLAKAKMYQGWNSDGSANTTKLQEAKPILEDILNNGPFSLEEKYQDNFLVATRNNSESIFEVQYAISSATGDAANRGIGLAHPYTDPWGCCGFYQVSQNLVNAFKTEGGLPMLETFDAEDVPATVDPVTTLSTYDGPLDPRLDHSVGRPGILYKGFKIYQTDFVRDLTYAGPFFSMKHVAEPEAFGQGGWGNLSANNYRIMRLDMIILWLAEVEVEIGDLEVARGLVNQIRARAANPEGFVPLATQGEERNDFTIVDGEAAANYEISEYESPWTDKDMARRAVRFETRLEFSMEGHRFFDLQRWGIAAEVLNQYIQSESEHRTYLEGRSFQEGKNEFFPIPIEAIDRSVKDGQPTLTQDPAY; this is translated from the coding sequence ATGAAAAAGATAATTTCGACTTTACTTGGAATACTTGGCGTGATTGCTTTGGTATTGAGTTGTAATAACGATTTTTTGGATAGACAGCCACAGGGCCAGTTCAGTGAAGCGGATGTTGCTACTTTAGATGGCGTCAACGGGCTTCTGCTCGGAGCCTATACCATGCTTCCCGGTGGTGGTTTGGAGGGACAGACATGGCATAATGATATTCATAACTGGGTGTTTAACTTGGCTTCTGATGATGCTCTTAAGGGCACAGATGCCGGTGATCAACCAGAACAATCCTTTATTGAGGCATACGACTTTCAGTCGTTCAATGTTCACGTAAGGGATAAATGGAGAGGGCTTTACAAAGGGGTTGCTGCTACCAATAATGTAATAAATACTTTGGAAAAAGTTGAGGATGCTACAGAGGAGCAAAAACAACAGATAGTTGCAGAAGCTAGATTTTTGCGGGGGCTGTTTCACTTTGAGGCAAGAAAAATGTGGAGAATGCCCACTTATATCAGCGATGAAGATTTTGAATTGAACGACCTTGAAAGTACCAAGGTGCCTAATGACCGAGAAATCTGGCCATTAATTGAAGCTGATTTTGAAGCCGCGGCCGCAGTGTTGCCCGAAACGCAAAGTGAAGTTGGTAGACCAACAAGCTGGGCCGCCAAAGCCTTTTTGGCCAAGGCCAAAATGTATCAGGGATGGAATTCGGACGGTTCTGCGAACACAACGAAATTACAAGAGGCAAAACCTATTTTGGAGGACATCCTAAATAATGGCCCTTTCTCATTAGAAGAAAAGTACCAAGACAATTTTTTGGTCGCTACCCGAAACAATTCGGAATCCATATTCGAGGTTCAGTACGCCATTAGTAGTGCCACGGGAGATGCAGCGAATAGAGGTATTGGTCTTGCTCACCCATATACTGATCCATGGGGTTGCTGTGGATTTTATCAGGTATCACAAAACTTGGTAAATGCTTTTAAAACAGAGGGTGGGCTTCCCATGTTGGAGACCTTTGATGCTGAAGATGTGCCAGCTACGGTTGATCCTGTTACCACATTGTCAACTTATGACGGTCCATTGGACCCAAGATTAGACCATTCCGTAGGCAGACCAGGAATTCTATACAAAGGATTTAAAATTTATCAGACCGATTTTGTACGTGACCTAACTTATGCCGGACCTTTTTTTAGTATGAAGCATGTGGCAGAACCAGAGGCTTTTGGACAAGGGGGGTGGGGAAATCTATCGGCCAACAACTACAGAATTATGCGTTTGGACATGATTATTCTATGGCTTGCTGAAGTCGAAGTGGAAATCGGTGATTTGGAGGTTGCCAGAGGCTTGGTAAATCAGATTAGAGCCAGAGCAGCCAATCCAGAAGGCTTTGTTCCATTGGCCACGCAAGGTGAAGAAAGAAATGATTTTACCATCGTCGATGGAGAAGCTGCGGCAAATTATGAAATTTCCGAGTATGAATCACCATGGACAGATAAAGACATGGCCAGGAGAGCCGTACGCTTTGAAACTAGATTGGAATTTTCCATGGAAGGACATCGATTTTTTGATCTTCAACGTTGGGGTATCGCTGCTGAAGTTTTAAACCAGTATATACAAAGTGAGTCCGAACATAGAACGTATTTAGAGGGCAGATCCTTTCAAGAGGGTAAAAATGAATTTTTCCCTATTCCGATAGAGGCAATAGATAGATCGGTAAAAGATGGTCAGCCTACACTGACACAAGACCCCGCCTACTAA